Genomic window (Nicotiana sylvestris chromosome 7, ASM39365v2, whole genome shotgun sequence):
caagacagctttgacaaCAGCtcaagtgttagttttgccattagcttcaagttcatataccgtgtattgtgatgcttcgagagttggtattgggtgtgtattaatataggagggtagagttattgcttatacttctcgtcagttgaagccccatgagaagaactaccatgctcatgatttggagttggctgccatagttcacatgctgaagatttggaggcattatttgtatggtatgtcttgtgaggtgtttactgatcattgtagcctccagcacttgttcaaatagaaggatctcaatttgaggcaacagagatggttagagttgctaaaggattatgatattactatcttgtaccatccggggaaggctaatgtggtggtcgatgctttgagctgaaaggcggtgagtatagggagagacctcttgtagttgatgttcaggccttggcctatcggtttgtgaggttggatatttcggagcacagccgggtattggcttgtgtggtttctcggtcttccttatatgatcgcattagagagcgccagtatgatgatcctcatttgcttgtccttaaggatagagttcagcacaatgatgccagagatgtgactattggtggtaatggggtgttaaggatgcagggcgGATATGTGTGACCAATGTAGAttggctttgggagttgattctggaagaggcccacagcttgcggtattccattcatctgggtgccgcaaagatgtattagaatctgagacaacattattggtagaggagaatgaagaaggacattgtggggtttgtagctcggtgtctcaattatcagcaggtgaaatatgagcatcagagaccgatgGCTTGCtttagcggatggatattccagagtggaagtgggagaggatcactatggactttgtagttggactcccacagactttgaagaagtttgatgctattttgggtgattgtggatcggctgaccaagtccgtgcacttcattcctatgtgttctacctattctttagagcggttggcagagatctatatccgagagattgttcgtttgcatggtgtcccagtttccatcatttcagataggggaactcagtttacttcgcagttttggaggtctgtgcagcgagagttgggtactcgggttgagttgagcatagcttttcaccttCAAATGGATGGGTAGTCctagcgcactatttagatattagaggacatgttgcgttcttgtgtcattgatttcggagggtcatgggatcagtttctaccgcttacaGAGTTTgtttataacaatagctaccagtcgagtattcagatggctccatatgaggctttgtgtgGGAGGCGGTGTGGATCTCCAGTTGGTTTGTTTGAGctgggcgaggctaggctattggggacagacttggtgcaggatgctttagaaaaggtgaaggtaattcaggagagtcTTTGTATAGCACAGTCGAGACAAAatagttatgctgacaagaaggctcgggatgtgtcctacatgattggtgagaaggttttgttgaaggtttcgcccatgaagggtgttatgagatttgggaagaagggtaaattgattcctcagttcattgggccttttgaggtgctccggaggattggggaggtggcttatgagcttgccttgccacccagcttgtcgagtgtgcatccggtatttcatgtttctatgcccCGAAAGTATACTAGGTatctgtctcatgttctggattttagtACAGAGCAGTTAGATGgttatttgacttatgatgtggagccaagaGCCATTTTggggcgtcaggttcgaaagttgagatcaaaggatatagcttcagtgaaagtgcagtggagaggtcggcacgtggaggaggctacctgggagatcgagcgagagatgcagagaagatatcctcacctatttgaggcttcggttatgtttcttgactcgttcgaggacgaacatttgttcaagagggggaggatatgacgacccgaccagtcgtctcatgagttaccgctctgtttcccccatttcttcttcttattgttTTTTGTATCGGTTTTATGTGTGATTGGGTTGCTTGGCTTGGGTTCGTAAAggttttggtgaggtttgagacacttagtctcttttgaggaagcttaagtttgaaaagtcaaccggatgttgacttatgtgttagagggctcggatataaGTTCTGAggctcggatagcttcgggaggtgatttgagacttaggagcgtgatcggaatgtgttttggaggtccggaatagatttaagcttgaattgacaaaattggaattttggcgttttccggctgttaggtgagattttgatatagggtccggaatggaattccgagagttgcagtagttccgttgggtcatttgggatatgtgtgcaaaatttcaggttattcggacgtggtttggtatactttttgatcaaaagcgtaattcaaaagattttgggaacttaggctcgaatccgatgtgttttggttgactcgatgttgtttgaggtcttttgaagattggtataagtttggatggtggtatatgatGTATTTTTTctcttggttgaggtcccagaggCCTAGGGGTAATTTCGGATGGCTGGCGAAAGATTAAAGTTGGGTTGTGGCAGCTGAAGTTTTCCCATTGTTGTCATAGCCGCCACCTGCGGTtaggtgaccgcaggtgcggtctcgcagaAGTGAATTAgtagtcgcagaagcggaaagggcctAGGAAGGCTGGAGTCGCAAAAGTGGCTGAggagccgcacctgcgccatcgcagatgCGGGCAGTGCATCGCAGATGTGGCATCTGGGGCTTAAGTGaaaaaccacagaagcggtaaaagtgccgcagatgcggaatcccTGGGCTAGAAGTATAAAATGTTTCCTCCACGAATTTTTGGCTaacttctccatttttgaagataGGAAGCGAGCTAGGGCAGTGAATTCAAGGGTAAATCGAAGAGAATCAGTtaggtaagttccctaagcttcattacttgagtttatgatcattttccattggttaatcatggtattagtggagattaagggttaaattggggaaactagggcttggtattggagacctagacttgaggatttgaggggccatttatgGTCGaatttgggacttttgatatgtatgaactcgtggggaggtaagaaatctattgatgcaAATTTTATCGAATTCAGAGACGTGGGCcctggggtcgggttttggtaatttcgggatttatgttgtaaattgattatttttgcatgggcttcgttcccttagcgtattttgacgtcgtgattctgattttggatagatttgatgcgagttgaggccgattcgaggggcaaaggcatcgcaggctagagtttggaccggattgaggtgagtaacgattgtaaatgttgtcctgagggtatgaaaacccggatttgcacatcgtgcTGCTATATTGTGGTGaagcacacgctagatgacgagcgtggggtcgtgcaccattggagattgtgacttagtccatcccaaatgactattttactgcgtatttgattgaaaattatttgctatcatcatgttttgggctgaataccttatttgggcctcgtgccaactatttggacccttaggggatttttaatgatatttcctcactgttttgactttatacttgtactcagtcatgctatattctgttgttttcataactcagccatgtttactctgtgttaacacttaaaatgatattttaatgatattttgggttgagcatcatgttttactgttgcccgagtggcttgtgagattttgactgagtaaggccgagggcctatgttataaggaaacactgattatgattatgaggccgagggcctgagattttaCGCCATGAAgtgacttgttgatatgaggctgagagcctattgaATATGCcaagagatggcttgatattgtagTTGGGCCGTGATGTTTAGCTTAAAAcatatatatttctatgtatatcgcctcatattttacttttgtttcgtgaatttggaatgttaaatgctatgatttatattaatttgaagtgtttttatgtgtaggaattaTTCGGGAGAAATTGGGGGCAAAACGCGCAAGCTTTgagccaaaacaaacaaaaccggACGAATTGAGCATTTGGGCGCCACAGGCAGCCTCTGGCACCACCTGTGGCGCTGGAGACAGTACTGACAATTTGGGCAGTGCCCTGGTGGGCGTCTGGCGCTGAGCTGGGCGCCGGTGACGTGATTTTGTCCAATTTTgcccgggacaaggttatttcggccgTAGACCTACCTAACACGTATGAAAGCAAGACTAAATCTATTTTTGGAGGGGAGACGCCACTTTGGAAATATCTAACATACTTTTAAGGGGAATTCACGTGGAGGACacacaccacgcttggaggaggcttctaactagtttttattctcttctcttcctttaatctcatagtttatttgttttagagtttTGGGTGTTACAtaaacgttgtagtttgaagcttgaattattcttattactatatcatattggtttatttattcaatcttgcgcttaattatttgattgcttgatcaccaattgaatattatctacgaatctaggattgaactcgggagaggaaattctagattgcatataagattgagtagagcaagatcttaactcgtAGGGAGGGCGGATTTGAGGTTAGGATaagaatatacctaatcgccttgcttggttatcATGCGAAATTATAAATGtattcttgttaattctaattccataggaatataggcgttagattatcttgaataggcgagttgtacttcgggagaaggctacgagcaatattaaccccatCAATCAATAAACTAGTAAATTAATTAGAAgatttaagtggaaaactcaacgggattgttagcaaACCCATAACTCTAGAATATCGTCTCTCATTGAATTCGTGTCTAATTTCTCCAACTTGTTCTTTAATCTCTTTGTTTGCTactctagattaattttagttaaatattcatacgttaggattcgcttgaatagattaattgtttgggtttaatttagttgatagttaatcacaagtccctgtgggtacgatatctggacttatagtcctatattacttgtcgaccacgtatacttacATGTGAATTTGGAAGCAacaggccgtaaggggcccctcaaggagtctgtacacccctagtgagtgtgggtacccattgtgatgtgagatatagcccgagggccggattttgttgacattgtgcccgaggggcgattctttatgtgtttatatttcctagttgcctgtcatttacttgcttaactgttttaAAAAAGGCATTTCAAATAAGTTtgaactgaactaaagtgactttacatatttttactgtttcattgcttttactgacctttactgcttctttatagcccgTTGATGTGCCTTTAtatgatttcttattcttagtctgcatttattattattactcactgagttggagtactcactttactccttgcaccccatgtgcagatttaagtgcttcaggtcctgcttgtgAGGGTTGAGAGAGCTTCCTGCAGATTCTAGAGATTCACTaagtagctgccggcgttcgcagccgaatgtttctccctctatcttatttccttCTGTCTTAATTATGTAATAGTTGAtaagactctttcagacttgtagtaatattatagatgctcatgactggtgacacctcaATGTCAGGCTATGTCCATTCCGCAACTGTAGTATTCACttcattttgggattttattatgTTAAAGTCTTAATACTTATcattataattgtttaaaatgaattgaAAGTGTgccgactggccttgtcttcacgagagatgcCATCACGACAGGGGCCAGGTTTAGGATTGTGACAGCACTAGAC
Coding sequences:
- the LOC138873777 gene encoding uncharacterized protein, whose product is MLRSCVIDFGGSWDQFLPLTEFVYNNSYQSSIQMAPYEALCGRRCGSPVGLFELGEARLLGTDLVQDALEKVKVIQESLCIAQSRQNSYADKKARDVSYMIEQLDGYLTYDVEPRAILGRQVRKLRSKDIASVKVQWRGIIREKLGAKRASFEPKQTKPDELSIWAPQAASGTTCGAGDSTDNLGSALVGVWR